In one Arenibacter antarcticus genomic region, the following are encoded:
- a CDS encoding AraC family transcriptional regulator translates to MKTINIDSNNITNIFNEMQQDLGGSLKSRPQEYHLILDNDLASGTITGVCFKSHICFMQYDITFKEDTLVINNMPSTNPIHFMYCAKGKIAHSFGNEEKQRVLNQFQTGIFSSDPSKETTLFFKKDEHVKISNIMVTTTEEASTEDNIDKLRNQLLKTFMPKNGEQTFAYTGSYNLKIAEQMHQLEAITQKGLVRHLLTQGIVHLMLAMEIQQHKEDQKNSKNNFGSLTKDEVDNIRELAEFVRNYPEIQYNLKYLSSKSGLSPAKLQEGFKLLYNRTVTDYIRNVRVETAEHMIKTTDLNISEIVYSVGLTSRSYFSKIFKERYNCSPKYYQDNQNTLVATA, encoded by the coding sequence ATGAAAACAATTAACATAGATTCAAACAACATCACAAATATCTTTAATGAGATGCAACAAGATTTAGGTGGCAGCTTAAAATCCCGTCCCCAAGAATACCATCTAATCCTTGACAACGATTTGGCTAGTGGTACAATTACAGGTGTTTGCTTTAAAAGCCACATCTGCTTTATGCAATACGATATCACCTTTAAAGAAGATACTTTGGTAATTAATAACATGCCAAGTACGAACCCTATACATTTTATGTATTGCGCAAAGGGGAAAATAGCCCATAGTTTTGGAAATGAAGAGAAGCAACGGGTATTGAATCAATTTCAGACTGGTATATTCTCCAGTGACCCTAGCAAAGAAACAACTCTCTTTTTTAAGAAGGATGAACATGTAAAGATCTCCAATATAATGGTAACCACTACTGAGGAAGCATCAACGGAAGACAATATAGATAAATTGAGAAATCAATTACTAAAAACCTTTATGCCGAAAAATGGAGAGCAAACTTTTGCCTACACGGGCTCCTACAATCTTAAAATTGCCGAACAAATGCATCAATTGGAAGCCATTACCCAAAAAGGTTTGGTACGCCACTTGTTAACACAGGGAATTGTTCACCTAATGTTGGCCATGGAAATTCAGCAGCACAAGGAAGATCAAAAGAATTCGAAAAATAATTTTGGTTCTTTAACCAAGGATGAGGTAGACAACATAAGGGAACTCGCGGAATTCGTAAGAAATTATCCAGAGATTCAATACAACCTAAAGTACCTAAGCTCCAAGTCTGGTCTTTCGCCAGCAAAACTACAGGAAGGCTTTAAATTATTGTACAATAGAACGGTAACGGATTACATACGGAATGTAAGGGTGGAAACTGCAGAACACATGATCAAAACCACCGACCTAAATATTTCTGAAATTGTCTACAGTGTAGGACTTACCAGCAGAAGTTATTTCTCCAAAATTTTTAAGGAGCGATACAATTGCAGTCCAAAATACTATCAAGACAATCAAAACACGTTGGTTGCAACAGCTTAA
- a CDS encoding lmo0937 family membrane protein, which yields MSKILTLIAVLMLVIWTMGLFVFNIGNLIHFFLLLAALLMILKVIREK from the coding sequence ATGTCCAAAATATTGACCCTAATAGCAGTTTTAATGCTTGTCATTTGGACAATGGGCCTATTTGTATTCAACATAGGCAATTTAATACACTTTTTTCTATTACTGGCGGCTCTCCTAATGATCCTGAAAGTAATAAGGGAAAAATGA
- a CDS encoding ATP-binding protein — MVLKKLAPSPKVYIIMLIAATALLLFIGSISYRQIDRLGKSAESVTSIMQVDMQINHLFSYYGQMQATELRNRLLQDSTGISTFEVYMPETLESIKILEELTSNKPAQQKILKKVKIWQDSLFLSLKQLAATPYNQPITSANYKEKVLKVTSAITELSLLRNQMYSVKQKELAKRKAAYASQISFTPLTILFLGTFAVLIFVVSFIQINILRKKTTTAERFLANILACSDNIISYFEPIYDDSGKVKDFTITFSNEKIESILGKKPDQIANTKMSENLPENFKNGIFQELVQIVEEGSTRKFEKLLEYNGKKSWLRTTATLMDDGVLTTSMDTTTEKKFTKNLKLLNEKLEFRNKDLIQTKAFLNNILESASNTVSHLNTEIDKDGNIIDFRYLFTNKETENLTGNKPKSVIGKSITETFPSIHNNGLFKLMVKCATQGSIETHETKYYLNNKWKWVHTTINKLNTGITLTSYDSTEIIKAKQVLLELNEQLTIQNSILKDAEAVAKIGSYRWDLKTNEATMSDNFYRLLDCEANEFIATSENYDRFIHPKDRNYYNEKLQLTTERKHDGNFNYRIITKTGKIKHLQHSGHFVQNEFIGVVKDITTELKNEQKLKDKNLELKRSNSELESFNRVASHDLQEPLRKIQIFISRITEENTENVSSKNLEYLHKVSSSANRMQTLIRYLLAYSRLNKDKKGLSTVDLNEILEKVLEDLEAPIKEKGVSIEAHNLPELSGVPFQLEQLFNNLLSNSIKYSSVLNRPKIEIDCQQLKRKQITDNFQKKHQQYYCITIKDNGIGFDQSNAKKIFGLFQRLHQKNEYSGTGIGLAICKKIAENHKGHIVAEGTINKGANFRIYLPA, encoded by the coding sequence ATGGTGCTCAAAAAATTGGCCCCCTCGCCAAAAGTGTATATTATTATGCTTATTGCAGCAACCGCCCTTCTATTGTTCATTGGCAGTATCAGCTATAGGCAGATCGATAGGCTGGGGAAGTCCGCCGAATCTGTTACTTCAATTATGCAGGTAGATATGCAAATAAATCATTTGTTCTCCTACTATGGACAAATGCAGGCTACCGAATTAAGAAACCGCTTACTACAAGACTCCACGGGAATATCAACATTTGAAGTTTATATGCCCGAAACCTTAGAATCTATAAAGATCCTAGAAGAACTTACCTCGAATAAACCAGCGCAACAAAAAATTCTAAAAAAAGTTAAAATCTGGCAAGACAGCCTTTTTTTATCCCTAAAGCAATTAGCGGCGACACCTTATAATCAACCTATAACCTCTGCTAACTACAAGGAAAAGGTACTTAAAGTAACTTCGGCTATCACCGAACTAAGTTTACTGAGAAATCAGATGTATAGCGTTAAGCAAAAAGAACTTGCAAAACGAAAAGCAGCCTATGCTTCCCAAATCTCATTTACTCCGTTAACCATCCTTTTTCTGGGAACCTTCGCTGTGTTAATTTTTGTGGTGTCCTTTATTCAAATAAACATCTTAAGAAAAAAAACCACTACAGCAGAAAGATTCCTCGCAAATATATTGGCCTGCTCCGATAATATCATCAGCTACTTTGAGCCAATCTACGATGATTCCGGAAAAGTAAAAGACTTCACCATTACCTTTTCCAATGAGAAAATAGAATCTATATTAGGAAAAAAACCTGATCAGATTGCCAATACCAAAATGTCGGAAAACTTACCCGAAAATTTCAAAAACGGCATCTTTCAGGAACTGGTTCAGATAGTAGAGGAAGGATCTACCCGAAAATTTGAAAAGCTTTTAGAATACAATGGAAAGAAATCCTGGCTTAGGACAACTGCAACCCTTATGGATGATGGGGTACTTACCACCTCCATGGACACTACCACTGAAAAAAAGTTTACCAAAAACTTAAAACTCCTAAACGAAAAATTAGAATTTCGAAATAAGGACCTTATCCAAACCAAGGCCTTTTTAAACAATATCTTAGAAAGTGCCAGCAATACGGTTAGTCATCTTAATACCGAAATAGATAAGGACGGTAACATAATAGATTTCAGGTACCTCTTCACCAACAAGGAAACAGAGAATCTAACTGGCAATAAACCCAAATCGGTCATCGGTAAATCTATCACAGAAACATTTCCTTCGATCCATAATAATGGATTATTTAAGCTCATGGTAAAATGCGCTACCCAAGGCAGTATTGAAACCCACGAAACAAAATACTACTTAAACAACAAATGGAAATGGGTACATACCACCATAAACAAATTGAATACCGGGATTACCCTCACCTCATATGATAGTACCGAAATTATAAAAGCCAAACAAGTATTATTGGAACTCAATGAGCAATTAACCATTCAAAACTCCATTCTTAAGGATGCCGAAGCGGTCGCCAAGATCGGAAGCTATCGCTGGGACTTAAAAACAAATGAGGCCACCATGTCAGATAATTTTTATCGATTATTGGACTGTGAGGCAAACGAATTTATTGCCACCTCTGAAAATTACGATCGCTTTATACATCCAAAAGATCGAAATTATTATAACGAAAAATTACAGTTGACCACAGAAAGAAAGCATGATGGCAATTTCAATTACAGGATTATCACCAAGACTGGGAAAATAAAACACCTACAACATTCCGGTCATTTTGTGCAAAACGAGTTTATTGGAGTCGTTAAAGACATTACCACGGAACTAAAGAATGAACAAAAGCTAAAGGATAAAAATTTGGAACTCAAGAGGTCCAACAGTGAACTGGAGTCTTTTAATCGTGTTGCCAGCCATGACTTACAGGAACCCTTGAGAAAAATACAAATTTTCATTTCCAGGATAACCGAGGAGAATACTGAAAATGTTTCTAGCAAAAATCTCGAATATTTACATAAAGTAAGTTCTTCCGCAAATAGAATGCAGACCCTTATTAGATATCTCTTGGCTTATTCCCGATTGAACAAAGACAAAAAAGGACTTTCAACGGTAGACCTCAACGAAATATTAGAAAAGGTGCTAGAAGACTTGGAAGCACCAATTAAGGAGAAAGGTGTTTCTATTGAAGCCCACAATCTTCCAGAACTTAGTGGAGTCCCTTTTCAATTGGAACAGCTTTTTAATAATCTTCTTTCAAATTCCATTAAATATTCAAGCGTGCTGAATCGGCCAAAAATTGAAATCGACTGTCAACAACTTAAACGCAAACAGATAACGGACAATTTTCAAAAAAAGCACCAACAGTATTATTGTATTACCATTAAGGACAACGGAATAGGCTTTGATCAATCTAACGCCAAGAAAATCTTTGGGTTATTTCAGCGGTTGCACCAGAAAAATGAATACTCAGGAACGGGAATAGGTTTGGCCATTTGCAAGAAAATTGCAGAAAATCACAAAGGGCATATAGTAGCCGAAGGAACAATTAATAAAGGCGCCAATTTCCGTATATACCTTCCCGCCTAA
- a CDS encoding response regulator: MSLHSLNIALADDDQDDRTLFKEAIEEIKIKTKLSLFKDGKELMDYLTLPNVILPEIVFLDLNMPLKNGMQCLSEIRNHAKLKDLMVAIYSTSSSEEDIEETFVTGANIYINKPNSFAALKKAIDKVLQLNWQYHTSALNRDNFLLRI, encoded by the coding sequence ATGTCATTACATTCGCTAAATATTGCACTTGCCGATGATGATCAAGACGACCGAACTTTGTTTAAAGAAGCTATAGAGGAAATTAAGATCAAAACAAAACTTTCTCTCTTTAAAGATGGAAAGGAATTAATGGATTATTTAACTCTTCCGAACGTTATTTTGCCAGAAATTGTATTTTTGGATCTAAATATGCCTTTAAAAAATGGCATGCAATGTTTAAGTGAAATAAGAAATCACGCAAAATTAAAGGACCTAATGGTCGCTATTTATTCCACTTCCTCATCGGAAGAGGATATTGAGGAGACCTTTGTAACTGGAGCTAATATTTACATCAACAAACCAAATAGTTTTGCTGCATTAAAGAAAGCTATTGATAAGGTGTTACAACTTAATTGGCAATATCACACCTCTGCCTTAAATAGGGATAATTTTCTATTGCGGATATAA
- a CDS encoding AraC family transcriptional regulator: MRVYVKFDFNKICKTVLREQLDILGLEYIIHGVGEVEFKRSPSLIEKQNITSTLDLYGIEIMDDQQVALVQRIKDIITEWVHDEEGPKRYNFSTHLSEKLDYSYTYLSSIFSETTYSSIENFIILKKIEYAKSLIINSDLTLTEIAYKLNYSSVAHLSAQFKKTTGLTPSSFQKIIQKRKERSIIQ, translated from the coding sequence ATGAGAGTCTACGTAAAATTCGATTTTAACAAAATATGTAAAACTGTTTTACGTGAACAACTGGATATCCTAGGTTTAGAATATATCATTCACGGAGTGGGGGAGGTGGAATTTAAGCGTTCCCCATCTCTAATTGAAAAGCAAAATATCACCAGTACTCTGGACCTCTATGGTATAGAGATAATGGATGACCAACAAGTTGCTTTGGTGCAACGTATTAAGGATATTATAACGGAATGGGTTCATGATGAAGAGGGTCCAAAACGCTATAATTTTTCCACCCATCTTTCCGAAAAATTAGATTATTCCTATACTTATTTATCATCTATATTTTCGGAAACCACCTATTCCTCTATTGAAAATTTCATTATACTTAAAAAGATTGAATATGCTAAGAGCTTAATAATTAATTCTGATCTTACTTTAACAGAAATAGCGTATAAGCTTAATTACAGCAGTGTAGCGCATTTGTCCGCACAATTTAAAAAAACAACCGGCCTTACCCCTTCATCCTTTCAAAAGATTATCCAAAAAAGAAAGGAAAGGAGTATCATCCAGTAA
- a CDS encoding DUF1328 family protein — translation MLRWTITFIILAIIAAIFGFGGIAAGAASIAKILFFIFLILFVISLFTGRKRI, via the coding sequence ATGTTACGTTGGACAATTACATTCATAATTTTGGCGATAATAGCCGCTATTTTTGGTTTTGGTGGTATCGCCGCAGGAGCAGCCAGTATTGCGAAAATCCTGTTTTTTATCTTCTTGATTCTATTTGTGATCTCACTATTTACAGGAAGAAAAAGGATTTAA
- a CDS encoding SOS response-associated peptidase — protein sequence MYYKLSNTASVPTLQTEYNKLFKYPNLYRKQVLINGIEEVTIPIITMEEKQYIIPAIWGILPENYEDDWSVFQDVINSLNLNIDSLNNPSWFAPALLQRRCLIPVTGFFTSYLINGELYPYYFHRQSGLPFCLTGIYNRLEDGFLSCAIITSTTDHGLKNVQNLDRTIPLMLPNELHKDWLNEDLNEDGIKNLLKSTPDFKLIAHPISKEFFKNNISYTSMLSPVSYEAAPSRIILENGMELLAQ from the coding sequence ATGTATTATAAGCTATCCAATACGGCCAGCGTTCCTACATTACAAACGGAATACAATAAACTTTTCAAATACCCCAATCTATATCGCAAACAAGTATTGATAAACGGAATAGAAGAGGTCACCATTCCTATTATTACCATGGAAGAAAAGCAATACATTATTCCTGCTATATGGGGAATATTACCTGAAAACTACGAAGATGATTGGAGTGTTTTTCAAGATGTCATTAATTCCCTAAACCTAAATATTGATTCCTTGAACAACCCGTCTTGGTTCGCTCCTGCCCTATTACAAAGAAGATGCTTGATTCCCGTTACCGGTTTTTTTACGTCTTATCTTATTAATGGCGAACTTTACCCCTATTACTTTCATAGACAATCTGGGTTACCATTTTGCCTTACCGGTATTTACAATAGATTGGAAGATGGTTTCTTAAGCTGTGCGATAATTACCTCTACTACGGACCATGGGCTCAAAAATGTTCAAAATTTAGACAGAACTATCCCATTAATGCTCCCTAACGAACTACATAAAGACTGGTTGAACGAGGATTTAAATGAGGACGGAATAAAAAACCTACTTAAGTCCACTCCAGATTTTAAATTGATTGCCCACCCAATTTCAAAAGAATTTTTTAAAAATAATATATCCTATACCTCCATGTTGTCCCCTGTTAGTTATGAGGCAGCTCCGTCTAGGATAATTTTGGAAAATGGAATGGAATTACTTGCCCAGTGA
- a CDS encoding PA2169 family four-helix-bundle protein: MSTYTKNVGEKLNELLEKTYDAEKGYKKAAENSDHALLKAFFGRKSKERYNFGNALKTEIQNFGQEVDEGGSVTGVAHRAWMDVKAFFSSDKPEAMLEEAIRGEKAAVKEYRDLLSETSLPLSTTTLLTKQMNQIQADLNQVKRLEDVR, translated from the coding sequence ATGAGCACATATACTAAAAACGTAGGAGAAAAATTAAACGAATTATTAGAGAAGACCTATGATGCGGAAAAAGGGTATAAAAAAGCGGCTGAAAATTCGGATCATGCGCTTTTAAAAGCATTTTTCGGTAGAAAGAGCAAAGAGCGGTATAATTTTGGCAATGCACTAAAAACCGAGATCCAAAATTTTGGTCAGGAAGTGGATGAGGGAGGAAGTGTCACTGGTGTGGCACATAGAGCTTGGATGGACGTTAAGGCCTTCTTTTCTTCGGATAAACCGGAGGCCATGCTAGAAGAAGCTATTAGAGGTGAAAAAGCGGCCGTTAAGGAATATAGGGATCTATTGTCCGAAACTAGCTTGCCCCTTAGCACCACCACTCTTTTAACAAAACAAATGAACCAAATCCAAGCTGATCTAAATCAGGTGAAGCGCTTGGAGGATGTAAGATAG
- a CDS encoding mechanosensitive ion channel family protein, producing MRLKLEEAWEEMINNLSSWMNSLIINLPNIIIASFVFIMAVFLSKYISKLTLKLLEKSSLQKSMKNVIARLISILVIFAALFLILGILDLSKTLNTLLAGAGVAGLAIGLALQGALANTYSGIILSYIKEIRFGDWIESNDYSGEVVNIDLRAVTIKQPDNNLVYIPNKLVLENPLKNFSSTSQSKVILTCGVGYSSDLEFVRTLVKKTITETFDAVEKHGEIIFIYTEFGDSSINFETRFWVKATSSIEILKAKTEAMIAIKKAFDKNDINIPFPIRTLDFPKDFRKPNQES from the coding sequence ATGAGACTTAAACTTGAAGAAGCATGGGAGGAAATGATCAATAATTTATCTTCCTGGATGAATAGCCTGATTATTAATCTGCCAAACATCATAATAGCATCTTTCGTTTTTATAATGGCTGTTTTCCTTTCTAAATACATTTCCAAACTGACCTTAAAACTACTTGAGAAGAGCAGTTTACAAAAATCAATGAAAAATGTAATTGCCAGATTAATATCCATACTGGTTATTTTTGCTGCGCTTTTTTTAATCTTAGGAATACTGGACCTGAGCAAAACCTTAAATACACTTTTAGCTGGTGCAGGGGTTGCCGGTCTGGCAATAGGTCTAGCACTACAAGGGGCTTTAGCCAACACTTATTCTGGTATAATTCTTTCTTATATTAAGGAAATCAGATTTGGAGACTGGATAGAGAGCAATGATTATTCAGGGGAGGTAGTCAATATAGACCTCCGTGCGGTAACCATTAAACAACCCGATAACAATTTGGTCTATATTCCCAATAAGCTGGTTCTGGAAAATCCGCTGAAGAACTTTTCTTCAACTTCACAATCCAAGGTCATCCTAACTTGTGGTGTTGGTTATTCCTCCGATCTGGAGTTTGTCCGTACCTTGGTAAAAAAGACCATTACGGAAACATTTGATGCGGTAGAAAAGCATGGGGAGATCATTTTTATTTATACCGAATTCGGGGATAGTTCCATCAATTTTGAAACTCGGTTCTGGGTAAAAGCCACCTCCTCAATAGAGATTTTAAAAGCTAAGACAGAAGCCATGATCGCCATTAAAAAAGCCTTCGACAAAAACGATATTAATATTCCGTTCCCTATCAGGACCTTGGATTTTCCAAAAGACTTTAGGAAGCCCAACCAAGAATCCTAA
- a CDS encoding DUF2254 domain-containing protein: protein MFRSILKMAKEVYGRVVQSIAFYPVIIALGFLILAFSILQLESLDLAKSISDKVPYLFISDYETARAILTTLIGGVLSLTVFSFTMVMVVLSQASSNFSPRLLPSLISNKKHQFILGVYIGTLLYCIIILIVLGAKGIDSASLGFSTMLAALWGVSCVALFVYFIHSISTSIQIQNIIEGIYASSNKQIDREIDNAKDTQMGLQQVQTEGFSTVFAPITGYFRGFDAALLPDSFVSAGNQIEVLPYLGAHIWEGMPMLRLKNKVEGDDLDAVLFCCHLSKNRNDHNDGIGGMVKLMEIAVKAMSPGINDPGTAIDAITKLTPLLQKTMRFPKITSVSLEEGKIILIKNFISASDLMQILIQPIRLYAKKDNSVVATLIGALGFLERDTQISIENRECIRKEIQALKRDVEENITNSLDRERIVKMFQDIIDTQ from the coding sequence ATGTTCCGATCAATCCTAAAAATGGCTAAGGAAGTTTATGGGAGAGTAGTGCAGAGCATAGCATTTTATCCTGTTATTATTGCCTTAGGTTTTCTGATTCTTGCTTTTTCTATTTTACAATTGGAGAGTTTGGACTTGGCTAAATCCATAAGTGATAAGGTGCCTTATCTCTTTATTTCGGATTATGAAACGGCACGGGCAATTTTAACCACCTTAATCGGGGGCGTCCTTTCCTTAACGGTTTTTAGTTTTACCATGGTTATGGTAGTGCTTAGTCAGGCTTCCTCCAATTTTTCACCGCGCCTTTTGCCCAGTTTAATTTCCAATAAAAAACATCAATTTATTTTAGGGGTCTATATCGGAACTTTGTTGTATTGTATCATCATCCTGATTGTTTTAGGCGCTAAGGGAATAGATTCTGCTTCCTTGGGATTTTCTACTATGTTGGCGGCACTGTGGGGAGTAAGCTGCGTTGCTTTATTCGTTTATTTTATACACAGTATATCCACTTCCATTCAAATTCAAAATATTATAGAGGGAATCTACGCCTCTAGTAATAAACAGATAGATCGGGAGATTGATAATGCTAAAGACACCCAAATGGGGCTGCAACAAGTGCAAACCGAGGGATTTTCAACTGTCTTTGCACCGATAACAGGTTATTTTAGGGGCTTTGATGCCGCTCTACTGCCCGATTCCTTTGTTTCCGCTGGTAACCAAATTGAGGTTTTGCCTTATTTGGGAGCCCATATATGGGAAGGAATGCCCATGTTGCGACTTAAAAATAAGGTAGAGGGAGACGATCTGGATGCCGTATTATTTTGTTGCCACTTGTCCAAAAACCGCAATGACCATAATGATGGGATTGGTGGTATGGTTAAGCTAATGGAGATTGCGGTAAAGGCTATGTCTCCTGGAATAAACGACCCAGGAACTGCAATTGATGCCATAACAAAACTCACTCCCCTGTTGCAGAAAACAATGAGATTCCCTAAAATCACTTCTGTTTCTCTTGAAGAGGGGAAAATTATCCTTATTAAAAACTTTATCAGCGCATCGGACTTGATGCAAATCTTAATACAGCCAATAAGATTATATGCAAAAAAGGACAATTCTGTAGTTGCTACTCTTATTGGTGCCTTGGGTTTTTTGGAACGGGATACCCAGATTTCTATAGAAAACAGGGAGTGTATAAGGAAAGAAATTCAGGCCTTAAAAAGGGATGTGGAAGAAAATATCACCAATTCCCTGGACAGGGAGCGAATAGTGAAGATGTTTCAAGACATTATAGATACACAATAG
- a CDS encoding NAD-dependent succinate-semialdehyde dehydrogenase, whose product MEYLRSINPYNQQLLEKYKRFSDPEIGTVLKKTEDTFLEWKSESVENRVVLLKNLGKTLLRNKEKYSVLMAKEMGKPLTQAVAEVEKCAWVCDFYAKNAVQFLSDDLIETEAGESFISYDPIGCVLAIMPWNFPFWQVIRCAAPTLTAGNTLILKHASNVSGCAIALQELFISAGYPKGCFQVILADHKQLEAVMESDIVQGVSLTGSEKAGRSIASLAGKNLKRSVMELGGNNACIVWEDADLDKYLDTMVNARMLNNGQSCIAAKRFIVVEEIYGEFLSRFRDIVRALKIGDPLNVSTDIGVLAREDLAHSLSDQVEKSIKMGAVVDYGNSRSGAYYEPTIITEVRPGMPAFDEELFGPVAAIIKAKDRTDALALATKSKFGLGTMLFTEDLESARKVVGDIPDGAFFINEMVKSDPRLPFGGTKASGYGRELSLEGMLEFVNKKTVYIAK is encoded by the coding sequence ATGGAATATTTACGTTCAATTAATCCGTACAACCAGCAATTACTGGAAAAATATAAGCGTTTTTCGGACCCCGAAATAGGAACGGTGCTAAAAAAAACCGAAGACACTTTTTTAGAATGGAAATCAGAAAGTGTTGAAAATAGGGTGGTGTTGCTTAAAAATCTTGGAAAGACATTATTGAGAAATAAGGAGAAGTATAGTGTTTTAATGGCAAAAGAAATGGGTAAACCCCTAACTCAAGCGGTTGCTGAGGTGGAGAAATGTGCATGGGTATGCGATTTTTATGCTAAAAATGCGGTTCAATTTCTTTCAGACGATCTAATAGAGACCGAAGCTGGGGAGAGTTTTATTAGTTACGACCCTATAGGCTGTGTATTGGCAATAATGCCTTGGAACTTTCCTTTTTGGCAGGTAATCCGATGTGCTGCACCTACGCTCACTGCGGGGAATACTCTAATTTTGAAACACGCGAGCAATGTCTCTGGTTGCGCAATAGCTCTTCAAGAATTGTTTATTTCTGCAGGGTACCCTAAGGGCTGTTTTCAAGTGATTTTGGCTGATCACAAGCAGTTGGAAGCTGTGATGGAAAGCGATATCGTACAGGGGGTAAGTCTTACTGGAAGTGAAAAAGCCGGGCGTTCAATAGCAAGTTTGGCAGGGAAGAACTTAAAAAGGTCCGTTATGGAACTAGGGGGCAATAATGCTTGTATAGTGTGGGAAGATGCGGATCTAGACAAATATTTAGATACTATGGTCAATGCCCGTATGCTAAACAATGGGCAGAGTTGTATAGCCGCAAAACGATTTATTGTAGTGGAAGAAATATACGGGGAATTTCTGTCCAGATTTAGAGATATAGTAAGAGCCCTAAAAATTGGGGATCCCTTGAATGTAAGCACTGATATTGGCGTATTGGCCCGTGAGGATTTAGCCCATTCCCTTTCCGATCAAGTAGAGAAATCCATAAAAATGGGAGCGGTGGTAGATTATGGTAATTCTAGGAGTGGAGCCTATTATGAACCTACCATAATTACGGAGGTTAGGCCGGGTATGCCTGCTTTTGACGAAGAGCTTTTTGGGCCGGTGGCAGCAATTATAAAGGCTAAAGATAGGACCGATGCATTGGCACTTGCCACTAAATCAAAATTTGGATTGGGAACCATGTTGTTTACGGAAGACCTGGAAAGTGCACGTAAAGTAGTTGGGGACATTCCTGATGGAGCATTTTTTATAAATGAGATGGTGAAATCCGATCCACGTTTGCCCTTTGGAGGCACTAAAGCTTCAGGGTATGGACGCGAATTGTCTTTAGAGGGTATGTTGGAATTTGTCAATAAAAAGACCGTCTATATCGCTAAGTAG
- a CDS encoding nitroreductase family protein — protein sequence MTSSEQIQLENIADSDYEIFALLKQRYSPRIFKDKKLSKQNIKQLFEAVRWAASSSNQQPWRFLYAEKETEAYDNILDCLSEDNKKWAVNAPLLMLTAYKEKTDQGTDNFHALHDLGLGLGGMTVQAQYMGIAMHHMAGLDWKKAHKRFNIPEGFHVTTAIAIGHFGGELEDLPYELQEKELATRQRIPQTEFAFKGKWGNVD from the coding sequence ATGACATCCTCGGAACAAATACAACTTGAAAATATTGCAGATTCTGATTATGAGATATTTGCATTATTAAAACAACGGTACAGCCCTAGAATTTTTAAGGATAAAAAACTTTCCAAACAGAATATAAAACAGCTTTTTGAAGCAGTACGTTGGGCCGCTAGTTCTAGCAACCAACAGCCATGGCGCTTTTTATATGCTGAAAAAGAGACCGAAGCCTATGACAACATTTTGGATTGTCTAAGTGAAGACAATAAGAAATGGGCCGTTAATGCCCCCTTGTTGATGCTTACGGCCTACAAAGAGAAAACCGATCAAGGGACCGATAATTTTCACGCCCTACACGATTTGGGGCTTGGTTTGGGCGGTATGACGGTACAAGCACAATATATGGGTATTGCCATGCACCATATGGCGGGGCTAGACTGGAAAAAGGCACATAAACGATTTAATATCCCAGAGGGGTTCCACGTCACCACTGCAATTGCTATTGGACACTTCGGGGGTGAACTAGAAGATCTTCCTTATGAATTACAGGAAAAGGAATTGGCTACAAGGCAAAGAATCCCACAAACTGAATTTGCTTTTAAAGGAAAATGGGGAAATGTAGATTAA